The Pseudarthrobacter sulfonivorans genome includes a window with the following:
- a CDS encoding DUF1990 family protein, whose protein sequence is MGAAVRFFWRAPLTGKRLAAGGLNYAGIGLTEHGRAPEGYHCLESREHLGEGLALYRRVAHGILTWELQRRSGLRVRTESDVVIPGARVVSGFGVGPFRINAPCEVVWVRRLVPGDGPQSAGFGYGTLPGHPERGEEAFEVEIGADGRVFLKITAFSRHANWFYQAGGLLARAAQRHITSRYVGGARQLAAGES, encoded by the coding sequence GTGGGCGCGGCTGTCCGGTTCTTCTGGCGGGCCCCGTTGACCGGGAAGCGACTGGCTGCCGGCGGCCTCAACTACGCGGGCATCGGCCTCACCGAACACGGCCGGGCGCCGGAAGGCTACCACTGCCTCGAATCGCGGGAGCACCTCGGTGAGGGTTTGGCGCTGTACCGCCGGGTGGCGCACGGAATCCTTACGTGGGAACTGCAGCGGCGGTCGGGCCTGCGCGTCCGGACCGAGTCCGACGTCGTGATCCCCGGCGCGCGGGTGGTGAGCGGGTTCGGCGTCGGGCCTTTCCGTATTAATGCCCCGTGCGAGGTGGTCTGGGTGCGGCGGCTGGTGCCGGGAGACGGCCCCCAGTCAGCCGGCTTCGGCTACGGCACGCTGCCCGGCCATCCTGAACGCGGTGAGGAAGCCTTCGAAGTCGAGATCGGCGCTGACGGGCGGGTGTTCCTGAAGATCACCGCCTTCAGCAGGCACGCGAACTGGTTCTACCAGGCAGGTGGCCTGCTGGCGCGGGCGGCGCAACGGCACATCACTTCGCGATACGTTGGAGGGGCACGCCAACTCGCCGCAGGTGAAAGCTGA
- a CDS encoding DUF503 domain-containing protein, producing the protein MWIGWIEFDILLGDVQSLKEKRSVIRPLLAELKRRFDVSVAEVGDHDQYRRSQVGAGLVAADRAHLVEVLTAVERFVAARPEIDLLSSRQRELRSDD; encoded by the coding sequence ATGTGGATCGGCTGGATTGAATTCGACATCCTCCTGGGCGATGTCCAGAGCCTGAAGGAGAAGCGCTCCGTTATCAGGCCGCTGCTGGCCGAGCTCAAGCGCCGCTTCGATGTGTCCGTCGCGGAGGTGGGGGACCACGACCAGTACCGGCGCTCGCAGGTGGGCGCCGGCCTGGTGGCAGCAGACCGGGCGCACCTCGTGGAGGTGCTCACCGCCGTCGAACGCTTTGTGGCCGCCCGGCCGGAGATTGACCTGCTCAGCTCAAGGCAGCGGGAGCTCCGCAGCGACGATTAA
- a CDS encoding putative quinol monooxygenase codes for MIFIVVKFKVKPDWSERWLGLVDAFTQATRAEPGNLWFDWSRSVDDPNEFVLVEAFKDDAAGDHVNSTHFKQAMADMPQALAETPRIISRQLDGDGWDRMGELTI; via the coding sequence ATGATCTTCATCGTCGTGAAATTCAAGGTCAAACCCGATTGGTCCGAGCGCTGGCTCGGCCTCGTTGACGCGTTTACCCAAGCCACACGCGCGGAGCCCGGCAACCTGTGGTTCGACTGGTCCCGCAGTGTGGATGACCCCAACGAGTTTGTCCTGGTGGAAGCCTTCAAGGACGACGCCGCCGGGGACCACGTCAACAGCACACACTTCAAGCAGGCCATGGCGGACATGCCGCAGGCGCTGGCCGAGACGCCGCGCATCATCAGCCGCCAGCTCGACGGCGACGGCTGGGACCGGATGGGCGAACTGACCATCTGA
- a CDS encoding MmcQ/YjbR family DNA-binding protein: protein MDAAQLKAICLSFPGSFEDFPFGPETSVFKVRAAVAGGARHEAKMFAASAMNPDDWSVSLKCEPALAEQLRAAHPEINGAWHMNKTHWNGVRLDGNLPDAMVRDMVEDSYDLVVASLSRKQQEQLGWARLSGSSGGPR, encoded by the coding sequence ATGGACGCAGCGCAACTCAAGGCAATCTGCCTGTCATTTCCCGGTTCCTTCGAGGATTTTCCCTTCGGTCCCGAGACCTCCGTTTTCAAGGTCAGGGCTGCGGTGGCGGGTGGCGCGCGGCATGAAGCCAAGATGTTTGCCGCGTCCGCCATGAACCCCGACGACTGGTCCGTGAGCCTGAAATGTGAACCCGCCCTGGCTGAACAGCTGCGGGCCGCCCACCCGGAAATCAACGGCGCGTGGCACATGAACAAGACCCATTGGAACGGCGTGCGGCTGGACGGAAACCTGCCCGATGCCATGGTCCGGGACATGGTGGAGGATTCCTACGATCTGGTGGTGGCCTCCCTGAGCCGCAAGCAACAGGAGCAGCTGGGGTGGGCGCGGCTGTCCGGTTCTTCTGGCGGGCCCCGTTGA
- the purL gene encoding phosphoribosylformylglycinamidine synthase subunit PurL — MTEINSVVEPVETKKFNIDTVENAAKTPDTELPWAELGLKQNEFDEVVKVLGRRPTGAELAMYSVMWSEHCSYKSSKNHLRQFGEKVTDEMKKDMLVGIGENAGVTNLGDGWAVTFKIESHNSPSFVEPYQGAATGIGGIVRDIISMGARPVAVMDPLRFGAIDHPDTARVMHGAVAGIGGYGNSLGLPNIGGEMVFDSVYQGNPLVNALAVGVMRHEDIRLANASGKGNKVVLFGARTGGDGIGGASVLASESFDDTKPSKRPAVQVGDPFAEKVLIECCLELFKGSLVEGIQDLGAAGISCATSELASNGDGGMEVELTSVLLRDPTLTPGEILMSESQERMMAVVTPENIAAFEAVMDKWAVEYSWLGEVTDTGRLIITWDGVVIVDVDPRTVAHDGPVYDRPYARPSWQDSVQADSFTGSVQDTGRPSAPAELAAAVTELVASPNMCSKDWITNQYDRYVGGNTALAFPDDAGVVRVDEETGLGVALATDANGRYTYLDPYHGAQLALAEAYRNVATSGAVPMAVSDCLNFGSPEDPDVMWQLAEAIRGLSDACMVLGIPVTGGNVSLYNQTGTTPIHPSPVVAVLGKLDDVARRTPSGWREDGQAIYLLGTTAAELDGSEWANMRGHLGGLPPKVDLAAERELGEILINASRDGMVDSAHDLSEGGLAAALVESALRYGVGARIALQDVLDRDGVDLFTALFSESQGRAVVGVPRSEEVRFKDMCTARGFAHTRIGVVDAASGNLEINGVDTMSLAALRAAHEATLPKYFG, encoded by the coding sequence ATGACCGAGATCAATTCGGTGGTCGAGCCTGTCGAGACCAAGAAGTTCAATATCGACACCGTCGAGAACGCTGCCAAAACGCCGGACACCGAACTGCCGTGGGCCGAACTGGGCCTGAAGCAGAACGAGTTCGATGAGGTAGTCAAGGTCCTGGGCCGCCGCCCCACCGGCGCCGAGCTGGCCATGTACTCCGTGATGTGGAGCGAGCACTGCTCCTACAAGTCCTCGAAGAACCACCTGCGCCAGTTCGGCGAAAAGGTGACCGACGAGATGAAGAAGGACATGCTGGTGGGCATCGGCGAGAACGCCGGCGTCACCAACCTGGGCGACGGCTGGGCCGTGACGTTCAAGATCGAGTCCCACAACTCGCCGTCGTTCGTGGAGCCCTACCAGGGTGCTGCCACCGGCATCGGCGGCATTGTCCGCGACATCATCTCCATGGGCGCCCGCCCGGTGGCCGTGATGGATCCGCTGCGCTTCGGCGCCATCGACCACCCGGACACAGCCCGCGTCATGCACGGTGCCGTTGCCGGCATCGGCGGCTACGGCAACTCGCTGGGCCTGCCGAACATCGGCGGCGAAATGGTCTTCGATTCTGTTTACCAGGGCAACCCGCTCGTTAACGCGCTGGCTGTTGGCGTGATGCGCCACGAGGACATCCGCCTGGCCAACGCGTCCGGCAAGGGCAACAAGGTGGTCCTGTTCGGTGCACGCACCGGCGGCGACGGCATCGGCGGCGCCTCGGTGCTGGCCTCGGAGTCCTTCGACGACACCAAGCCGTCCAAGCGCCCCGCCGTCCAGGTGGGCGACCCCTTCGCCGAGAAGGTCCTGATCGAGTGCTGCCTGGAGCTCTTCAAGGGCTCGCTGGTTGAAGGTATCCAGGACCTCGGCGCCGCTGGCATCTCCTGCGCCACGTCCGAGCTCGCCTCCAACGGCGACGGAGGCATGGAAGTTGAGCTGACCTCCGTCCTGCTGCGCGACCCCACGCTGACCCCGGGCGAAATCCTGATGTCCGAGTCGCAGGAACGCATGATGGCCGTGGTCACCCCGGAGAACATCGCTGCCTTCGAAGCTGTCATGGACAAGTGGGCCGTGGAGTACTCCTGGCTCGGCGAGGTCACCGACACCGGCCGCCTGATCATCACCTGGGACGGCGTGGTCATCGTGGACGTCGACCCGCGCACCGTGGCCCACGACGGCCCCGTGTATGACCGCCCGTACGCCCGCCCCTCATGGCAGGATTCCGTACAGGCCGATTCCTTCACCGGCTCAGTGCAGGACACCGGCCGCCCCTCCGCCCCCGCGGAACTGGCTGCCGCCGTCACCGAGCTCGTGGCCTCGCCGAACATGTGCAGCAAGGACTGGATCACCAACCAGTACGACCGGTACGTGGGCGGCAACACCGCCCTGGCGTTCCCGGACGACGCCGGCGTGGTCCGGGTGGACGAGGAAACCGGCCTGGGCGTTGCCCTGGCCACCGACGCCAACGGCCGCTACACCTACCTCGATCCGTACCACGGCGCACAGCTGGCGCTGGCCGAGGCCTACCGCAACGTGGCCACCTCCGGCGCCGTGCCCATGGCCGTCAGCGACTGCCTGAACTTCGGTTCCCCCGAGGACCCGGACGTCATGTGGCAGCTCGCGGAGGCCATCCGCGGCCTGTCCGACGCCTGCATGGTGCTGGGCATCCCTGTCACCGGCGGCAACGTCTCGCTCTACAACCAGACGGGCACCACACCCATCCACCCCTCCCCCGTGGTGGCAGTGCTGGGCAAGCTCGACGACGTCGCCCGCCGCACGCCGTCGGGCTGGCGCGAGGACGGTCAGGCCATCTACCTGCTGGGTACGACGGCGGCAGAACTGGACGGTTCCGAATGGGCCAACATGCGCGGTCACCTCGGTGGACTGCCGCCCAAGGTTGACCTCGCCGCCGAACGCGAGCTGGGCGAAATCCTGATCAACGCATCCCGCGACGGCATGGTGGACTCCGCGCACGACCTCTCCGAAGGCGGCCTCGCGGCAGCCCTGGTGGAGTCCGCACTGCGCTACGGCGTGGGTGCCCGGATCGCCCTGCAGGACGTTCTGGACCGCGACGGCGTGGACCTGTTCACGGCGCTGTTCTCGGAGTCCCAGGGCCGCGCGGTTGTCGGCGTGCCCCGCTCGGAAGAGGTCCGGTTCAAGGACATGTGCACGGCCCGCGGCTTTGCCCACACCCGCATCGGCGTGGTGGACGCAGCCAGCGGCAACCTGGAGATCAACGGCGTGGACACCATGTCCCTGGCCGCCCTCCGCGCAGCCCACGAGGCGACCCTGCCGAAGTACTTCGGCTAG